In one window of Epinephelus fuscoguttatus linkage group LG20, E.fuscoguttatus.final_Chr_v1 DNA:
- the LOC125880797 gene encoding protein Tob1-like, giving the protein MQGGSAVNFHDPKPHPVAGRIFILATSTQSEFFHQTDRCCRGGFCKAWKKQLCDRKRITLATEAAMQLEIQVALNFIISYLYNKLPRRRVNIFGEELERQLKKKYEGHWYPDKPYKGSGFRCIHVGEKVDPVVEQAAKESGLDIEDVRNNLPQDLSVWIDPFEVSYQIGEKGPVKVLYVDDNNENGSELDKEIKNSFNPEAQVFMPISDPVGASSESSSPSPPFGQSAAVSPSFMPRSTQPLTFTTATFAATKFGSTKMKSSGRGNNNANSGSSSKVARTSPTSNLGLNVNTLLKQKAISTSMHSLYGLGLGQQQQQQQQQQQKASALSPNAKEFVFPSLQGQASPGAVFPGEGSLGLGPLQYNNAFDVFAAYGSLNDKSLMDGLNFSLSNMQYSNQQFQPVMAN; this is encoded by the exons ATGCAAGGAGGATCTGCTGTGAATTTCCAT GATCCTAAACCTCACCCTGTTGCAGGAAGGATATTCATTTTGGCAACAAGCACTCAATCAGAGTTTTTTCATCAAACTGATCGCTGCTGCCGTGGAGGTTTTTGCAAGGCTTGGAAAAAGCAACTCTGTGACAGAAAAAGAATCACCCTTGCCACTGAAGCAGCTATGCAGCTTGAAATTCAAGTAGCACTCAACtttattatttcttatttatacAACAAACTCCCTCGACGACGTGTGAATATCTTCGGCGAAGAGCTCGAGAGGCAGCTGAAGAAAAAATATGAAGGCCACTGGTATCCGGATAAGCCATACAAAGGTTCAGGGTTCAGGTGCATCCATGTAGGGGAGAAGGTGGACCCTGTGGTGGAGCAGGCAGCCAAAGAGAGCGGGCTGGACATTGAAGACGTCCGGAATAATCTCCCTCAGGACCTTAGTGTGTGGATCGACCCATTTGAGGTTTCCTACCAGATTGGGGAGAAAGGACCGGTCAAGGTGCTATATGTGGATGATAACAATGAGAACGGGTCAGAGCTGGACAAAGAGATCAAGAACAGCTTTAATCCTGAGGCCCAGGTCTTCATGCCAATCAGCGACCCTGTTGGGGCTTCCTCAGAGTCCAGCTCCCCATCCCCTCCTTTCGGGCAGTCAGCTGCCGTGAGCCCCTCGTTCATGCCACGCTCCACCCAGCCCTTAACCTTCACCACTGCCACCTTTGCTGCCACCAAATTCGGCTCCACTAAGATGAAGAGCAGCGGCCGAGGCAACAACAACGCCAACAGCGGCAGTAGCAGCAAGGTGGCCCGCACCTCCCCTACCAGTAACTTGGGTCTGAATGTCAACACCCTACTGAAGCAGAAAGCCATCTCCACCTCCATGCACTCACTGTACGGGCTGGGTCtgggtcagcagcagcagcagcagcagcagcaacaacagaagGCCTCTGCTCTCTCCCCTAATGCCAAGGAGTTTGTGTTCCCTAGCCTCCAGGGACAGGCCAGTCCTGGAGCCGTGTTCCCCGGGGAGGGCTCCCTGGGTCTCGGTCCCCTGCAGTACAACAATGCCTTTGACGTATTTGCGGCCTATGGAAGCCTCAACGACAAGTCCCTTATGGATGGCCTCAATTTCAGTCTGAGCAACATGCAGTATTCTAACCAGCAATTCCAGCCAGTCATGGCTAACTAA